From the Trifolium pratense cultivar HEN17-A07 linkage group LG4, ARS_RC_1.1, whole genome shotgun sequence genome, the window CTGATAACATTCCTTGCTGTTGTAGAGCTTCATAAGAAGGAGACATGTGAAGCTGTCACCATCATTGAAATTCCTccagttgttgttgttggagtGGTGGGCTATGTTAAGACACCACGAGGTCTTCGCACACTGAATACTGTTTGGGCTCAGCATCTTAGTGAAGATATCAAGCGCCGGTTTTACAAGAACTGGTGCAAATCAAAGAAGAAAGCTTTTACCAAATATACCAAGAAATATGAAACTGATGAAGGAAAGAAAGATGTTCAAACTCAGCTTGAGAAATTGAAAAAGTATGCCACTGTCATTCGTGTTCTTGCTCATACTCAGGTACCAACAAGATTGTgcttgtttgattttatttgagtttgtttCTTTCTGTTAACTTTTTAAACAACCTTTATTCATTGTTTTATACGTGAGGCATATCAGACTTGATTCTGATTTGCATATCTGACTGTTATATCATTGTAATCTTATGGTGTTCAAATACTGTAAATCTGGCCTATTGTGTTATATTTAATCTTTTTAAATGTGTTAATCGTATCCATTTATTTACTAGTTGTaggtatatatttttttctggACTTAAAAGCTACTTCTGTTAGTGGTGAAACATAATGgtatatttctttgttttctgtAGATAAGGAAGTTGAAGGgtctaaaacaaaagaaagcTCATTTGATGGAGATCCAAGTTAATGGTGGAACAGTAAGCCAGAAGGTGGACTGTGCATATGATTTATTTGAAAAGCAAATCCCTGTTGATGCTGTTTTTCAAAAGGATGAGATGATAGATATCATTGGAGTGACCAAAGGTAAAGGTTATGAAGGTGTGGTAACTCGTTGGGGTGTCACTCGCCTTCCACGAAAGACACACAGAGGTCTCAGGAAGGTTGCTTGTATTGGTGCCTGGCACCCTGCTCGTGTTTCTTTCACAGTTGCCAGGGCTGGGCAGAATGGATATCATCATCGTACTGAGTTGAATAAGAAGATGTACAAGGTTGGCAAGACTGACCAAGAGTCACATACAGCCATCACTGAATTTGACAGGTATACTGGTAGACCTGTATTCCCAATAAAAACATGTATCTTGGTTAATCTTATGAAAGTTCAAATCTGTTCATATTGAATTTCATTAATCGCAATTCTCTATATCAGATTTTGCAATATACttaattatgttatttgctAACTACAGGACTGTGAAGCATATTACGCCTATGGGTGGATTCCCTCATTATGGTATTGTGAAGCATGATTATCTTATGATCAAGGGATGCTGTGTTGGACCAAAGAAGCGGGTTGTCACTCTTCGTCAGTCACTACTCAAGCAGACTTCTCGATTGGCTCTTGAAGAGATCAATCTGAAGTTCATTGACACCTCCTCCAAGTTTGGACATGGCCGCTTCCAGACTACGCAGGAGAAACAAAAGTTTTATGGCCGGTTGAAGGcgtaatttattttataattgtgACGTTTCTCAGTTCTGTTGGGAGCCTTTGCAATCCAATTTGGCATCAAAATAAGACATTTAGTGAGTGGTCTTTTTATTTCTTAGAGTCAGTTGTTCTTCATTTCTCACTGAGAAGTGAGAACACAGTTTTGTTATTTCCTTTCGAATTGAACCTTTGCAATCCAATTTTGCATCAAAATAAGACATTTAGTCAGCGGTCTTTTTATTGCTTAGAGTCACTCAGTCATTGTTTTACATTTCTCACTGAGAACACAGTTTTGTTATTTCCTTTGAAATTGGAACCCTTCTATTGTTGCTGTCTTATTTTTATCAACTAAATTTTGATGGTACTTTTGGATATTTGCATGCCTTATTTATAATTCTAtttgtttgaattgtgtttGTCGTACGTTTGTAGACGACTTTAGGTAGTTGGAGGGAAATAAATCATCTCATACAATGTTTTCCCCAGAAGAGCTTTGTGTGACTCTATAAAACCCACATCCTTTCTGCTTAGCTTTGGATAATTGTTCCAGTACCATTTAACGGTTATCATCTTTAGAAACCCCCCCCCCACTACCAGAATTTTGCTAACATGGCTCCAATCTCTTTACAACTTCAATAAGAGAGATTGCAGAAACTCATAGCCTCAAACGGTGTTGGTGACATTTTTCATGCAGAACTTTTTGGTATTTGCTATGGTTTGTCTCTTGCCTTTGGTTGTATGCGAGATTGACTCCATGGATGTGAAATTGATCATAGACAGAGACAATCATAGATTCTATAACTATATTATTGTGTTGGATCAAATTGCGGAGTTGCTTGATTGCGTTTGGATTATATCCATTTCCCATGTTTCTTGGGTTGCAAACTGTGTTGTGCACACCTTGGCCAAAGAGGGTTCTCACTCTTTTCATGCCTTGGCCAGAGGTATCTCATACCTTTGTAGGACTAAGACTAGCTAGCTATCCACTCCCTTTGTTCTCaagtaaaaaattgatttatttttatattaattgaaAAAGTATTATATGTAGTCTACAAAATCAGACTTTTTGTGCTGAAAAATTGTCGTTTAGATTATACATTGACAAAATGCGCAGGGAAAGGACAATCTTCTAAATTATTTGACCTCGTCCTGGGTTTCAAGAAGAGATACAAAGTTAGGATTTCCCAATCAATGTCTCCATGCACGACAGTCGATGTGTATGTTATGTTCTGTTCTCTTGAATTATTATATGGCTGTTCTTGCAAAGAAAAGGAAAGTCAACTGTCGGAGCAAATCAGGGTAATACTGGTCGTGGGCTTATGGTGTGGTGCAAATTCCATTGATGATGGAAGTGGAGAATTACAATTGGGAGCTTCTGCTTGGTTTCCAGATAAGTCAAGCAAGTGAGTGTGGATTGTAGCAATGACATGACAGAAGTGAAGATAGAATGGAGTGCAAAATTTGAGATGCTTGTGTTTAATACTTTTAGgttctatttttcaaaaaacaaaaaattggttTCTGGTTAATAGGTTACGGTAGGGGCAGAGGGAATTTCCGGTGGAGAGATGAAATGCGTAGAGATCGGAAGGAACACCCAAGGCGAAAGCACTCTGTTGGGCCGACACCGACACTAAGAGACGAAAGCTAGGGGAGCAAATGGGATTAGAGACCCTAGTAGTCCTAGCTGTAAACGATGGATACTAAGTGGCTGTGCGTATCCACCTTTGCAATGTTGTAGCTAACGCGTTAAGTATCCCGCCTGGGGAGTACGTTCGCAAGAATGAAACTCAAAGGAATTGACGGGGAGCGGTGGATCATGTGGTTTAATTTGATGCAAAGCGAAGAACCTTACCAGGGCTTGACATGCCGCGAATCCTCTTGAAAGGGAGGAGTGCCTTCGGATATGGAACACATGTATTTAGGTTggttttagttaaaaatttaaactcaCGCTACAGCAGAATGGTGTATTTATGACCGTGACAAAGTGGTAATCAGATGATGAGCTAGCTATTGTGATTTGTGATGAATGATTTTGGCATGCTAGCTTTTGCTTCTTTCCACCTTACAGAATCTAATTTTGGCTTCAATTTTAATTCGaatatcaatattttcaaaCTTACTTATTTTGTTTGGCAGATGCGGTTTTACCTACTCAATGTAGATGTAGCTTCTCCAATTCACAAAATAAATGTCTTTCAAGGTTCTTGCATAtagattaagaaaaataatgtagggataaacttaaaataaataaataaatttttttttgacaaattaaaatgacatttattttgtttagtgCATCTACAAAATTAAACGAGTATATACAAATGATGACACTTGAAAAAGGGCTCGAGAATTCACCCTATAGAACTGCAATGGTCCTTTTATATTTAGGATTGAAACCACTTCTTGCCCATAATATCAGCATTCATATCTACCTTTTGTTTAACCACTTTTTCAACAAAGTATCCTTTTCATGCAAAGTATCCTCAACAAGACAAAGTCGAACATGAAAAACCCAGCAAGCAGAAAATGAAAACCAAAACCAAGTGTCCCTTTGATTGAAGTATGCAATGATCACCAACTCAGACTTGTTTGAATGTCTATTACAATCGACAGTAGTTGCAGCTAACCAAATACATTTATTCATGACCAAGAACAATTTATGGCATGAAAATTAGCATGATTACTGTGTTTAGTAAACGTGTTTGCAATTCAAAGTAGATTTACACTACACTTAATAATTTTGAATCTCCTAGAACGTACAAATATAACAAGAATCATATAGAACTTTGGCCCTATCCCCTAAGAATCATATGTTGACTTAGAGTATGCCCAACTGAGGCAATATGATTTTGtggattatttttttgaaatggaTATAGTTAGCGTTAGACGATAGTAGTGTCGGATTTTGAATCGGCTCGACTGACGCTAAAGCAAAGTCAGATAGTTGTTATCTGATGCTAGTTGTTGGCTTCAAGCGCTTTAGCCTTAACCCGACACCAATACCATTAACACGAATATTGTGAGCTTGTTCATAGATTCATTGTTTTCGATTTTAGcgttttgaatttgtattacattgttttgaataaataaatgataaatgaatatcgacttttagtaaaaaaaaaatatataaataaatacaacctgctgaaaggaaagaaaaaaacgactcattttttttttctcttttgacaTTATGGGTCTGTTtgtttaagctttaaaaaaatgattttttttgtgcaaaaaattttgaaacttttttttttaaagattttaaaaaaatttaaagctaTTTTCCGTTTATTTACCATcacaaaaatctatttttttcgaaaataattttcaagaaaattattgaaaatagcttttcattttgatgagaaaaataaattttttataaatatgaattttgaaaaaatctgaaacaaatagaaggaaaataaaaatgatttttttttttgaaaaaattagatttttatcTTGGAAAATCTGAAACACCTATATGACGCGTACAACAAACACATGCTATTCAATTCTTGAAtgttaaaaaatcattttttttggaaaatctgAAACACCTAACAAACGCATGTTATTCAATTCTTGAATGATTTGGTTTGTAATTCACTATCACCATCGCTACTGCAATCTTTCATTATCCatctttttaaatttgaattctaTTTCATTCTAATTCATAATCGATTCATTCAACCCAATTTGTTTTCTGTTTGCGACACTCTTTCGTTCTCCGTCATTCATCATAACGCTACGCTAGAAAACctcacaacacaacacaacacaacacgtTCGTGTAACTCGCTTACTTGACTCGCCCCGTAACTCGTTCTCTTCGTTTTCCATTTTTTCATCACGCCGAAGGCTAAAGCGGATTCCAAACCCGCTGATAACAGGTAAATCGTTTCTATccgttttttttcttcttttcttctgattttgatttttaggttTTAGATGAACAACTTTCATCAACAATTTGTAATGAATCGTTCGATCTTGTTTTTAATTCGattttcatgtatgattactCGAACCCTAGAAATTATATTTGATCAGTCCCTTAAAAAATACACAGAATATAACTCGTTATTTTAGGGTTTCATGATTCTGCTGCGCTTGCTTGATTGTATTTGAAATGGAAAAGAATTTTAAGATTCTTGACTGAATCTTCAGTTTCTCTGCCACTGTAATTGCAAAAATTTTAGATTCTTGACTAAATCTTCATGTTATAATGATACTTTTGTGGTGAATTACTTCACAGTTGCTTCCACTACTTGGGTTAATTTTGATGATATGGAAGCTATTAAAGAAAAAGTTTCCTATGCAAAGTAAAATGGATTACTCGGTTACAATGTTTTCAAAGTTGGGAATGATGACAATTGGGTCCTTTCCAAGGCAggtaaatttgaaattattacaCACTTctgagactgtttgggagagctggtaaaaacaacttatgatgtgtgcataagttgtttttcatgATTATTGTACTAAGATGtgattttttaatgaattgttttttattagACCTGTTTGAAGGCTTATTTTCAAACCcaaattgtttttcaatttttatttttatactataTGATActctttattatttaatttctcattttcttgaTTCAAGAATGAATGATTGAATACATTTCGACTCTATTTGTAAACTGAGCAATCTATTGGAGttaatgaagttttttttaatgaatttttattttcaatatgaTTTTGTCGGTTAAATTGTAATTTAAATTATTCTTGTGATTTTATTTAAGTTGAAAACCTAAAGGTATTATGAGGTATGCATGAATACTCTAataatttgaatgataaatatatttttttggttggaCTGAGTAATAGTGtgtacttaattaaaaatattaatcctACATTATAATTGGTCTAATTATATTTTCTCTAAAACATTTTAACAAATTGagttatttatatgttttgaTAAAGGTGCTTCACTATTCATATCTCTACAATATATATTAAACGGACAAAGTTAGTAATTAGTTAGTAATTACTAAAACATATATTGAATATATTTTAGTttccaatatatattttattaaactgacaaagttagtaattagttgccaatgttagtatttttgttttcaatatatTGAATATGGGTTCTATCAGATTGTTACTGTTACTA encodes:
- the LOC123921906 gene encoding 60S ribosomal protein L3-like; translation: MTHIVREVEKPGSKLHKKETCEAVTIIEIPPVVVVGVVGYVKTPRGLRTLNTVWAQHLSEDIKRRFYKNWCKSKKKAFTKYTKKYETDEGKKDVQTQLEKLKKYATVIRVLAHTQIRKLKGLKQKKAHLMEIQVNGGTVSQKVDCAYDLFEKQIPVDAVFQKDEMIDIIGVTKGKGYEGVVTRWGVTRLPRKTHRGLRKVACIGAWHPARVSFTVARAGQNGYHHRTELNKKMYKVGKTDQESHTAITEFDRTVKHITPMGGFPHYGIVKHDYLMIKGCCVGPKKRVVTLRQSLLKQTSRLALEEINLKFIDTSSKFGHGRFQTTQEKQKFYGRLKA